A single genomic interval of Odontesthes bonariensis isolate fOdoBon6 chromosome 3, fOdoBon6.hap1, whole genome shotgun sequence harbors:
- the LOC142377966 gene encoding P2Y purinoceptor 1: MSANSSHCGAIDVNFTHTLLPPVFISVFVVGTLCNILGLRSVCRSWRKVGHINVFMLNLGLADLLYLSTLPFLVSYYAGGSRWDFGQPFCKLTRFCFNLNLYGSIGFLTCISVYRYLGIVHPMRVLGRIRSRHSAAVSALVWILVTIQILPDMFFDKNDETSPLSCFDTTSANLSRAYLPYSVGWAATGFCLPLLIILLCYGHIVVVLARKPTVNPVLKQRCLRLVLILLLLFSVCFIPYHVFRNVNLRSRILKQDGVCHRASDGIYMAHQVGRCLACLNSAINPLIYTLGNDAAFPLKLHHFSRRAHESLSRFKGAVTYRQPAEAGAHHSSGVRGGVPRTAEPRAPQPRVPASGSCPCAGWGGH; encoded by the coding sequence ATGTCTGCCAACAGCTCACACTGCGGGGCCATCGACGTGAACTTCACGCACACCCTCCTGCCGCCCGTCTTCATCTCAGTGTTTGTAGTCGGGACGCTGTGCAACATCTTGGGGCTGAGGAGCGTGTGCCGGAGCTGGAGGAAGGTCGGGCACATCAACGTGTTCATGCTGAACCTGGGGCTGGCGGACCTGCTGTACCTCTCCACGCTGCCCTTCCTCGTCAGTTATTACGCCGGCGGAAGTCGCTGGGACTTCGGGCAGCCTTTCTGCAAGCTCACGCGCTTCTGCTTCAACCTCAACCTGTACGGCAGCATCGGCTTCCTCACGTGCATCAGCGTGTACAGGTACCTGGGCATCGTGCACCCCATGAGAGTGCTGGGCAGGATCCGCAGCCGCCACTCTGCGGCTGTGAGCGCGCTGGTCTGGATCCTGGTCACCATTCAGATCCTGCCTGATATGTTTTTTGACAAGAACGATGAAACGTCCCCTCTCTCGTGCTTTGACACCACCTCCGCCAACCTGAGCAGAGCCTACCTGCCCTACAGCGTGGGCTGGGCCGCCACGGGCTTCTGCCTCCCGCTGCTCATCATCCTGCTCTGTTACGGACACATCGTGGTGGTCCTGGCGAGGAAACCCACCGTGAACCCGGTGCTGAAGCAGCGCTGTCTGCGGCTGGTGCtgatcctgctgctgctcttctcCGTGTGCTTCATCCCCTACCACGTGTTCCGGAACGTGAACCTGCGGAGCAGAATCCTGAAGCAGGACGGCGTCTGCCACCGCGCCTCTGACGGCATCTACATGGCGCACCAGGTGGGCAGGTGCTTGGCCTGTCTGAACAGCGCCATAAACCCGCTGATCTACACTCTGGGGAATGATGCTGCTTTCCCTCTGAAGCTCCATCACTTCAGTCGGCGCGCGCACGAGTCTCTGTCCCGCTTCAAAGGCGCAGTCACCTACCGCCAACCGGCGGAGGCGGGAGCGCACCACTCCTCGGGTGTGCGTGGTGGCGTGCCGCGCACCGCAGAGCCCAGAGCACCGCAGCCAAGAGTGCCAGCATCTGGAAGCTGTCCGTGCGCAGGCTGGGGGGGACATTAG